The Bacillus sp. Marseille-Q1617 genome has a segment encoding these proteins:
- a CDS encoding aldehyde dehydrogenase family protein: MPEEAFLKALPERLREEQFSEGSPSLQTRKEQLLKLKSILLENEEAFMDALHSDLGKPAFEAYSSEIAVLLNEIDYIYRHLGKWMRPVKSRHLKMGYVETINRKRQPHGIVLIIGSWNYPLQLSLMPAIGAIAAGNRCVIKPSEHAPATARLLEGVMNAAFPPEQVTVVTGDAGTASLLTSSPFDLIFFTGSGETGKLVAEQAAEQLTPVILELGGKNPCIIDETGFSEAAIRDIVWGKFLNAGQTCIAPDTLFVHESIFEKALNDISAVITAFYEDRPQENSDYGRICTDAHFEKVVEFIGEGDVRHGGAHDRSGRFIAPTVVTDMIPGSAILQEEIFGPVLPVIPYRDLHTLLSSGMIQRDALTGYMFSKDKNGIQRFKEHMQSPTISINQVIHHAASPHIAFGGKGRSGYGAYHGKAGFLAFSYEKTEYRAHYFIRVRGKFPPYSERNMKALKKLRKWLL, from the coding sequence ATGCCTGAGGAGGCTTTTCTGAAGGCTTTACCGGAAAGGCTGAGGGAGGAACAGTTTTCTGAAGGAAGCCCCTCACTTCAAACACGAAAAGAACAGCTTTTAAAGCTGAAATCCATTCTATTGGAGAATGAAGAGGCATTTATGGATGCCCTTCATTCCGATTTGGGAAAACCGGCATTCGAGGCCTATTCATCTGAAATCGCCGTCTTATTGAATGAAATCGATTATATATATAGGCATCTGGGAAAATGGATGCGGCCGGTGAAGTCCCGGCATCTGAAAATGGGATATGTGGAAACAATCAACAGGAAAAGGCAGCCACACGGGATTGTTCTCATCATCGGTTCATGGAATTATCCGCTTCAGCTTTCCTTGATGCCAGCCATTGGGGCAATCGCCGCCGGGAACCGGTGTGTGATCAAACCATCCGAGCATGCACCGGCAACGGCCCGGCTGCTGGAAGGAGTCATGAATGCTGCCTTTCCACCTGAACAAGTAACCGTTGTGACAGGGGATGCAGGGACCGCGAGCCTGCTGACTTCATCACCTTTTGACCTGATTTTTTTCACAGGAAGCGGGGAGACCGGAAAACTCGTAGCCGAGCAGGCAGCGGAACAGCTTACACCGGTGATCCTGGAGCTCGGCGGGAAAAACCCCTGTATCATCGATGAAACAGGTTTTTCAGAAGCGGCCATCCGGGACATCGTCTGGGGGAAATTCCTTAATGCGGGACAAACGTGCATTGCGCCCGACACCCTGTTTGTCCATGAGTCCATTTTTGAAAAAGCGCTGAATGACATTTCTGCTGTGATCACCGCGTTCTATGAGGACCGGCCGCAGGAAAACAGTGATTATGGCCGGATTTGTACCGATGCCCATTTTGAAAAAGTGGTCGAGTTTATCGGTGAAGGTGATGTCCGTCACGGTGGTGCGCATGATCGGAGTGGTCGGTTCATTGCCCCTACCGTGGTGACGGATATGATACCGGGAAGTGCGATTTTGCAGGAAGAAATCTTCGGCCCGGTCCTTCCCGTCATTCCCTATAGGGATTTACACACGCTATTATCCAGTGGAATGATTCAGCGGGATGCACTTACGGGATACATGTTCAGTAAAGACAAGAATGGAATCCAGCGGTTCAAGGAACACATGCAGTCACCGACCATCAGCATCAATCAAGTGATCCATCATGCCGCGAGTCCCCATATCGCATTTGGCGGGAAGGGGAGGAGCGGATACGGTGCTTATCACGGTAAAGCAGGTTTTCTGGCATTCAGTTATGAGAAAACAGAATACAGAGCGCATTATTTCATCCGTGTCAGGGGGAAATTCCCGCCGTATTCCGAGCGAAATATGAAGGCATTGAAGAAGTTGAGGAAGTGGCTGTTGTAA